One genomic region from Eptesicus fuscus isolate TK198812 chromosome 4, DD_ASM_mEF_20220401, whole genome shotgun sequence encodes:
- the MRPL28 gene encoding 39S ribosomal protein L28, mitochondrial isoform X1: protein MPLHKFPVFLWKRLQMREGIYSRLPQHYLRSLEETRTPTPVHYRPHGAKFKINPKNGQRERVEDVPIPIHYPRESQQGLWGGEGFILGHRYVNNDKLSKRVKKVWKPQLFQRELYSEILDKKFPVTVTMRTLDLIDEAYGFDFYILKTPKEDLCSKFGMDLKRGMLLRLARRDPQLHPDDPERRAAIYDKYKEFVIPEEEAEWVGLTLDEAVEKQRLLEEKDPVPLFKVYVEELIERLQQQALSEPAVMQKRASGK from the exons ATGCCCTTGCACAAGTTCCCTGTCTTTCTATGGAAGCGGTTACAGATGAGGGAGGGCATCTACTCCCGCCTGCCCCAGCACTACCTTCGCTCACTGGAGGAGACGCGGACGCCCACTCCCGTGCACTACAGGCCACACGGGGCCAAGTTCAAGATTAACCCCAAAAATGGGCAGCGGGAGCGCGTGGAGGACGTGCCCATTCCCATTCACTACCCGCGCGAGTCCCAGCAGGGGCTCTGGGGCGGCGAGGGCTTTATCCTGGGCCACAGATATGTCAACAACGACAAG CTCTCGAAGAGGGTAAAGAAGGTGTGGAAGCCACAGCTGTTTCAGCGCGAGCTCTATAGTGAGATCCTGGACAAGAAGTTCCCTGTGACTGTGACTATGCGCACCCTGGACCTCATCGATGAGGCCTATGGGTTTGACTTCTATATCCTGAAG ACCCCGAAGGAGGACCTGTGCTCCAAGTTTGGGATGGACCTGAAGCGAGGGATGCTGTTGCGGCTTGCCCGACGGGACCCCCAGCTGCACCCAGACGACCCTGAGAGGAGGGCAGCCATCTATGACAAGTACAAG GAGTTTGTCATCCCAGAGGAGGAGGCCGAGTGGGTCGGCCTGACACTGgatgaagctgtggagaagcagaGGCTTCTAGAGGAGAAG GATCCCGTCCCTCTGTTCAAGGTCTACGTGGAAGAGCTAATTGAGCGGCTTCAGCAACAGGCACTGTCTGAGCCGGCGGTGATGCAGAAGAGAGCCAGCGGGAAGTGA
- the MRPL28 gene encoding 39S ribosomal protein L28, mitochondrial isoform X2, producing MPLHKFPVFLWKRLQMREGIYSRLPQHYLRSLEETRTPTPVHYRPHGAKFKINPKNGQRERVEDVPIPIHYPRESQQGLWGGEGFILGHRYVNNDKLSKRVKKVWKPQLFQRELYSEILDKKFPVTVTMRTLDLIDEAYGFDFYILKTPKEDLCSKFGMDLKRGMLLRLARRDPQLHPDDPERRAAIYDKYKEFVIPEEEAEWVGLTLDEAVEKQRLLEEKVSM from the exons ATGCCCTTGCACAAGTTCCCTGTCTTTCTATGGAAGCGGTTACAGATGAGGGAGGGCATCTACTCCCGCCTGCCCCAGCACTACCTTCGCTCACTGGAGGAGACGCGGACGCCCACTCCCGTGCACTACAGGCCACACGGGGCCAAGTTCAAGATTAACCCCAAAAATGGGCAGCGGGAGCGCGTGGAGGACGTGCCCATTCCCATTCACTACCCGCGCGAGTCCCAGCAGGGGCTCTGGGGCGGCGAGGGCTTTATCCTGGGCCACAGATATGTCAACAACGACAAG CTCTCGAAGAGGGTAAAGAAGGTGTGGAAGCCACAGCTGTTTCAGCGCGAGCTCTATAGTGAGATCCTGGACAAGAAGTTCCCTGTGACTGTGACTATGCGCACCCTGGACCTCATCGATGAGGCCTATGGGTTTGACTTCTATATCCTGAAG ACCCCGAAGGAGGACCTGTGCTCCAAGTTTGGGATGGACCTGAAGCGAGGGATGCTGTTGCGGCTTGCCCGACGGGACCCCCAGCTGCACCCAGACGACCCTGAGAGGAGGGCAGCCATCTATGACAAGTACAAG GAGTTTGTCATCCCAGAGGAGGAGGCCGAGTGGGTCGGCCTGACACTGgatgaagctgtggagaagcagaGGCTTCTAGAGGAGAAGGTGAGCATGT GA
- the PGAP6 gene encoding post-GPI attachment to proteins factor 6 produces the protein MGWAGIGTRGAAVAVAVAGPLLLLLLARPSPAATGDISKSDIRLVSEQFSQSPQKLSFYSWYGSARLFHFRVPPDTVLLRWLLQVSQGADSTCAKVEITVYFRYGAPPVINPLGTSFPANTSMQPAFFIKMLQSNASINISHPAPGDWFVAAHLPPSSQKIEVKGFIPTCAYIFQPDMLIVRVVEVSILEPNTPFPQTLLSHPSYLKIFVPEFTQELRLELQGCVSNRSRGCPVHLTVGSLTLPSNFQKVLTCTDPTQPCRLLLPSPPWDRWLQVTAKSLAGPRALVAFSTVASLTVCRPWIINFQHLLQNSPNQSRNTSNGLLPASPGYQDLGRSSTVGGGPFCLLSYQVMREDVDVVSVHFRPLDRASVLVQSDMPSVMRLHLNTGMDSGGSLTISLWANKSVISNNTLVKVCVNAASPFLSFNTSLNCTTAFFQGYPLSLSTLSRKANLIIPYPETDNWYLSLQLVCLQSPEECEKSSVPVETTLSLVPCLNDCGPYGQCLLLRRHGYLYAGCSCKAGWRGWSCTDNSTAQTVAQQRMAVLLLTLSNLMFLAPIALSVYRCLLVEASVYAYTMFFSTFYHACDQPGEAVLCILNYDTLQYCDFLGSGVSIWVTILCMARLKAALKYVLLLLGTLVFAMSLQLDRRGAWNMMGPCLFAFVIMVTMWVYRCGHRRHCYPTSWQRWVFYLLPGISMATVAISIYASMMTSDNYYYTHSIWHMLLAGSTAFLLPPRDKHTEPWACSQKLTCHYQICKNHQEELYTVT, from the exons atgggctgggctgggatcgGGACCCGGGGAGCTGCGGTGGCGGTGGCAGTAGCGGGGccgctgttgctgctgctgctcgcTCGGCCCTCTCCTGCCGCCACCGGCGACATCAGTAAGAGTG ACATCAGGCTGGTGTCGGAGCAGTTCTCGCAGTCCCCGCAGAAGCTGTCCTTCTACAGCTGGTACGGCAGCGCCAGACTCTTCCACTTCCGAGTGCCCCCGGATACCGTGCTGCTGCGCTGGCTGCTGCAGGTGTCCCAGGGTGCTGACTCCACGTGTGCAAAGGTGGAAATCACCGT GTACTTCCGATATGGTGCCCCTCCTGTCATCAACCCACTGGGTACCAGCTTCCCTGCCAACACCTCCATGCAGCCCGCCTTCTTCATCAAGATGCTGCAGAGCAACGCTTCCATCAACATCTCCCACCCAGCACCTGGGGACTGGTTTgtggctgcccacctgcccccctcaTCCCAGAAGATTGAGGTGAAG gGCTTTATTCCCACCTGTGCCTACATCTTCCAGCCTGACATGCTGATTGTGCGGGTAGTCGAGGTCTCCATCCTGGAGCCCAACACACCCTTTCCACagaccctcctctcccaccccagctaCCTCAA AATCTTCGTCCCCGAGTTCACCCAGGAGCTGCGGCTGGAGCTGCAGGGCTGTGTGTCCAACAGGAGCCGAGGCTGCCCCGTGCACCTCACCGTGGGCTCGCTTACCCTGCCCAGCAACTTCCAGAAGGTGCTCACCTGCActgaccccacccagccctgccgccTGCTGTTGCCCTCGCCACCCTGGGACCGGTGGTTGCAAGTGACAGCCAAGAGCCTGGCAGGGCCTCGCGCATTGGTGGCTTTCAGCACTGTAGCTTCTCTCACAG TCTGCAGGCCTTGGATCATAAACTTCCAACATCTCCTGCAGAACAGTCCAAACCAGAGCCGCAACACTTCCAATGGTCTGCTGCCCGCAAGCCCTGGCTACCAGGACCTCGGCAGGAGCAGCACTGTGGGTGGTGGCCCCTTCTGCCTTCTGAGCTACCAGGTCATGCGGGAAGACGTGGACGTGGTGTCTGTGCACTTCAGGCCCCTAGACAGGGCCTCAGTGCTGGTGCAGTCGGACATGCCTTCGGTGATGCGGCTGCACCTCAACACGGGCATGGACAGTGGGGGCTCCCTCACCATCTCCCTGTGGGCCAACAAG AGTGTGATTTCCAACAACACCTTGGTAAAGGTCTGCGTGAACGCTGCCTCACCCTTCCTCAGCTTCAACACTTCGCTCAACTGCACCACAG CCTTCTTCCAGGGGTATCCCCTGTCTTTGAGCACCTTGTCTCGCAAGGCCAACCTGATCATTCCCTACCCAGAGACGGACAACTGGTACCTCTCCCTGCAGCTCGTGTGCCTTCAGAGTCCTGA GGAGTGTGAGAAGTCCTCAGTCCCCGTGGAGACTACCTTGTCTTTGGTGCCCTGCTTGAATGACTGTGGACCTTACGGCCAGTGCCTCCTGCTACGCAGACATGGCTACCTGTATGCGGGGTGTAGCTGCAAGGCAG GCTGGCGTGGGTGGAGCTGCACGGACAACAGCACAGCCCAGACTGTAGCCCAGCAGAGGATGGCGGTGCTCCTACTCACCCTCAGCAACCTCATGTTCCTGGCTCCCATCGCCCTCTCTGTGTACCGCTGCCTCCTGGTGGAAGCCTCCGTCTACGCCTACACCATGTTTTTCTCCACG TTCTATCATGCCTGCGACCAGCCGGGGGAGGCCGTGCTGTGCATCCTCAACTATGACACCCTGCAGTACTGCGACTTCCTGGGCTCTGGAGTGTCCATCTGGGTCACCATCCTCTGCATGGCACGGCTGAAGGCAGCCCTGAAATAT GTTCTGCTTCTCCTGGGCACGCTGGTGTTCGCCATGTCCTTACAGCTGGACCGCAGGGGCGCCTGGAACATGATGGGGCCTTGTCTCTTTGCCTTCGTGATCATGGTCACCATGTGG GTGTACCGCTGTGGGCACCGGCGCCACTGCTACCCTACCTCCTGGCAGCGCTGGGTCTTCTATCTCCTGCCTGGCATCTCCATGGCCACTGTGGCCATTTCCATCTATGCCTCCATGATGACCAGTGACAACTATTACTATACCCATAGCATCTGGCACATGTTGCTGGCAGGAAGCACGGCGTTCCTGCTGCCACCACGTGACAAGCACACTGAGCCCTGGGCCTGCTCACAGAAGCTCACCTGCCACTATCAGATCTGTAAGAACCACCAGGAGGAGCTGTACACGGTGACATGA